A window of the Lactuca sativa cultivar Salinas chromosome 5, Lsat_Salinas_v11, whole genome shotgun sequence genome harbors these coding sequences:
- the LOC111910069 gene encoding uncharacterized protein LOC111910069, with product MTSKNSASPSVGSTASGVHQRNSDDIGWEYGFCPDKNKMDTMKYLPKYKEKVDRFGSDLAIKGCMVNNADFDPARWWGLFGGSTPHLKRIAMRILSLTSSSSGCERNWSTFEAVHTKKRNRLETNRLNNLVCVQFKANLMEKNKKRKDRTLEVLLANDSHAAQEWMVDGDEVDPESVMEAIDEALGTNNNQVPRKSSTPRELFDEDFESDNEEQMFEEDEYELDGVKIVEELED from the exons ATGACATCCAAAAATTCGGCTTCACCATCAGTGGGATCAACCGCGAGCGGTGTTCATCAACGGAACTCAGATGATATTGGTTGGGAATATGGGTTTTGCCCGGATAAAAACAAAATGGATACAATGAAAT ATTTGCCAAAATACAAGGAAAAAGTTGATAGATTTGGATCGGATCTTGCAATTAAAGGTTGTATGGTGAACAATGCCGACTTTGATCCGG CAAGATGGTGGGGACTTTTTGGTGGCTCAACTCCTCATTTGAAAAGGATTGCAATGAGGATTCTTTCTTTAACTAGTAGTTCATCGGGTTGTGAAAGAAATTGGAGCACGTTTGAAGCA GTACATACAAAGAAACGTAATAGATTGGAGACAAATAGATTGAACAATCTTGTTTGTGTTCAATTCAAGGCTAATCTAATGGAAAAAAACAAAAAGAGAAAAGATAGGACTTTGGAAGTGCTTTTAGCAAATGATTCTCATGCAGCTCAAGAATGGATGGTAGATGGAGATGAAGTTGACCCCGAATCAGTGATGGAAGCAATTGATGAAGCTCTTGGGACTAATAATAATCAAGTACCCCGTAAAAGTTCAACACCGAGAGAACtttttgatgaagatttcgaaTCTGACAATGAGGAGCAaatgtttgaagaagatgaatatGAGTTGGATGGAGTTAAAATAGTGGAAGAACTTGAAGATTAA